The following proteins are encoded in a genomic region of Neomicrococcus aestuarii:
- the mraY gene encoding phospho-N-acetylmuramoyl-pentapeptide-transferase: MISMILGAGIALLISFLGTPLFIKLLVRRSYGQFVRDDGPTSHHVKRGTPTMGGLVIVLAVLVSYFATHLITGMFQEKISGPSASGLLLLFLMTGMGLVGFLDDFKKISKKQSLGLTAWQKIVLQAVVGISFAIMALQFPDETGLTPASMNISFIRDIPWLDLAVFGPIVGAILFVLWANLIVTASTNGVNLTDGLDGLATGASILVSSAYVLMGIWQTNQACGSVRSIGNVCYEVRDPMDLALLAAILCGALVGFLWWNTSPAKIFMGDTGSLALGGAFAAFAILSRTEVLFVILAGLFVIISASVIIQVLYFKMSGGKRVFLMAPLQHHFELKGWLEVTVVVRFWIIAGLCVAVALGIFYAEWLVGL; the protein is encoded by the coding sequence ATGATTTCTATGATCCTTGGCGCCGGCATCGCCTTGCTGATTTCTTTCCTTGGCACCCCGCTGTTCATCAAGCTGTTGGTGCGCCGTTCCTACGGTCAGTTCGTTCGCGATGACGGACCTACTTCGCACCACGTCAAGCGCGGTACCCCCACCATGGGCGGACTCGTCATTGTGCTGGCAGTGCTGGTGTCCTACTTCGCCACCCACCTGATCACCGGGATGTTCCAAGAAAAGATCTCTGGCCCTTCGGCTTCTGGTCTGCTGTTGCTCTTCTTGATGACCGGCATGGGACTTGTGGGCTTCTTGGACGACTTCAAGAAGATCTCCAAGAAGCAATCCTTGGGATTGACCGCATGGCAAAAGATCGTTTTGCAAGCGGTGGTTGGTATCTCCTTCGCCATCATGGCACTTCAGTTCCCGGACGAGACCGGCCTGACTCCGGCGTCCATGAATATCTCCTTCATTCGCGATATTCCGTGGCTTGATCTCGCGGTTTTCGGGCCGATCGTCGGGGCTATCCTCTTTGTCCTGTGGGCCAACCTGATTGTTACCGCCAGCACCAATGGTGTGAACCTCACCGACGGTTTGGACGGCTTGGCAACGGGCGCTTCCATTTTGGTGTCTTCCGCCTACGTTCTGATGGGCATCTGGCAGACCAACCAAGCGTGCGGTTCCGTGCGCTCCATTGGCAACGTCTGCTACGAAGTCCGTGACCCCATGGACCTTGCACTCCTTGCTGCCATCCTGTGTGGCGCCCTTGTTGGCTTCTTGTGGTGGAACACCTCGCCCGCGAAGATCTTCATGGGGGACACCGGTTCTCTGGCCCTCGGTGGCGCGTTCGCTGCGTTCGCCATCCTGTCCCGCACGGAAGTTCTGTTCGTGATCCTGGCCGGATTGTTCGTGATCATCTCCGCATCCGTCATTATTCAGGTGCTCTACTTCAAGATGAGCGGCGGTAAGCGCGTGTTCTTGATGGCACCTTTGCAGCACCACTTTGAACTCAAGGGATGGCTAGAGGTCACTGTGGTGGTCCGCTTCTGGATCATTGCCGGACTGTGCGTCGCCGTTGCCCTTGGAATCTTCTACGCAGAATGGCTTGTTGGACTGTGA
- a CDS encoding UDP-N-acetylmuramoyl-tripeptide--D-alanyl-D-alanine ligase, translating to MIELNAAQIADITGGYLTATADPNSVVLGVDTDSRECQPGWMFVAKPGETTDGHHFIGKARSNGAVLVLAERETQDDDAAVDPAVIVEDAVLAMGKIAAFVVASLRERGTRVVGITGSAGKTTTKDLLAALLSTAGPTVAPVGSFNGEVGVPLTVFRATEETKYLVVEMGATGIGHIKYLTDLVHPEIGIELFVGSAHAGEFGGVENIAIAKRELVESLPAVGTAILNRDDQRVMEMAGHTVASIMTFGVGDAASAPENSVTAEDLNVDANGHPTFDLVFPDGSSHSIVSGLIGRHNVGNILAAATAAFALGLEPSVISQTLNGLGASSRWRMERTERADGVTIINDAYNANPESMRAALRTLAELGVPDENGNARRTWAVLGEMLELGEDSILEHDMLGRIAVRMNIKKLVVVGLGAKAAFNSAVLEGSWGDEACFVNDVNEAEALLSEKLAPGDIVLFKSSNGAGLRYLGDRIAALSPQQNNSEDARP from the coding sequence ATGATTGAACTAAACGCCGCACAGATTGCGGACATCACAGGTGGATACCTCACCGCCACGGCGGACCCCAACTCGGTGGTCCTCGGCGTCGACACGGATTCCCGCGAGTGCCAGCCAGGCTGGATGTTCGTTGCGAAGCCGGGGGAGACCACGGACGGTCACCACTTCATTGGGAAGGCGCGCTCCAACGGTGCCGTTCTGGTGCTGGCCGAACGTGAAACCCAGGACGACGACGCCGCGGTGGATCCCGCAGTCATTGTTGAGGACGCGGTGCTCGCCATGGGTAAGATCGCGGCTTTCGTTGTGGCTTCCCTGCGCGAGCGCGGCACACGTGTGGTGGGTATTACCGGTTCCGCTGGCAAGACGACGACCAAGGATTTGCTAGCCGCTCTTCTTTCTACCGCCGGTCCAACTGTGGCTCCTGTGGGTTCGTTCAACGGCGAGGTCGGCGTTCCGCTGACGGTTTTCCGCGCCACGGAGGAGACCAAGTATTTGGTAGTGGAAATGGGTGCCACGGGTATCGGCCACATCAAATACTTGACGGATCTGGTCCACCCCGAAATCGGTATTGAACTTTTCGTGGGCTCAGCGCACGCTGGAGAGTTCGGCGGCGTGGAGAACATCGCCATCGCCAAGCGGGAGCTTGTTGAATCGCTTCCCGCTGTGGGTACGGCAATTCTCAACCGCGACGATCAGCGAGTCATGGAAATGGCTGGGCACACCGTTGCCAGCATCATGACTTTCGGTGTGGGGGATGCGGCGTCAGCTCCGGAAAATTCGGTGACCGCAGAAGATCTCAACGTTGACGCAAACGGTCACCCGACCTTTGATCTGGTATTCCCGGATGGTTCTTCACACTCGATTGTGTCTGGCCTGATTGGCCGACATAACGTGGGCAACATTCTGGCTGCTGCAACCGCTGCTTTTGCTTTGGGACTGGAGCCAAGCGTCATTTCACAGACCCTCAACGGTCTAGGTGCTTCCTCCCGTTGGCGCATGGAGCGCACGGAACGTGCCGACGGTGTCACCATCATCAACGACGCCTACAACGCCAACCCCGAATCCATGCGAGCCGCACTCCGCACGCTTGCTGAGCTCGGTGTTCCCGACGAAAACGGCAACGCTCGGCGCACGTGGGCGGTGCTCGGCGAAATGCTCGAGCTGGGCGAAGACAGCATTTTGGAACATGACATGCTGGGCCGCATCGCGGTGCGCATGAACATTAAAAAGCTCGTAGTGGTGGGTCTGGGCGCAAAAGCTGCGTTCAACTCAGCAGTCCTGGAAGGTTCTTGGGGTGACGAGGCCTGCTTCGTCAATGATGTGAACGAAGCTGAAGCGCTGCTCTCTGAGAAGCTGGCTCCAGGCGATATTGTGTTGTTCAAGTCTTCTAACGGTGCCGGCCTCCGGTATCTGGGGGACCGCATCGCCGCTCTCTCCCCGCAGCAGAATAATTCGGAGGATGCTCGACCATGA
- the murD gene encoding UDP-N-acetylmuramoyl-L-alanine--D-glutamate ligase, translated as MACWTVTNLDELTSWDANWRGVRVLVTGLGVTGFSVADTLIELGATVVVVDGSTSELVAQRADTLKIVGAHDVLLGSEHLDSLPLIDGAQPDVVVTSPGWNPRHPVLAAATEAGIPIWGDIEVAWRVRERAGRTPAEWLVLTGTNGKTTTVEMTASILRAAGKRAIAVGNVGTPILDAIRDPQGYDVFAIELSSFQLHYTHTMSPLASAVLNLAEDHVDWHGSIEEYFAAKAKIYERTRAAVIYNVEQRETEKMVEEADVVDGCRAIGFTTGIPGLSMLGVVEGLLVDRAFIEERRSSAAELASLSDLGEIVPQHTAANALAAAALCRAYGVSAAAVKQGLSDFEPGDHRIQVIASKDGVTWINDSKATNPHAASASLSAFKSIVWVAGGLPKGVEYDELVLKHRERLRAVVLIGADSSKLAESLARHAPDVPVIGPGVQETGSEATEQGSVEQRSSSGEDVMRQAVAAAASVAQDGDTVLMAPAAASMDQFQSYAHRGNAFVQAVQDLLR; from the coding sequence ATGGCTTGTTGGACTGTGACCAACCTTGATGAATTGACTTCGTGGGATGCCAATTGGAGGGGCGTCCGCGTCCTGGTAACGGGACTCGGAGTCACCGGTTTTTCCGTCGCCGATACGCTCATTGAGCTCGGCGCCACTGTGGTGGTGGTAGATGGCTCAACGAGCGAGCTCGTAGCCCAGCGCGCCGACACCCTAAAAATTGTGGGTGCCCACGACGTTCTGTTGGGATCGGAACACCTCGACTCCTTGCCGCTGATCGACGGAGCGCAACCAGACGTCGTCGTCACCTCCCCAGGCTGGAACCCCCGCCATCCCGTACTTGCCGCCGCAACGGAGGCAGGAATCCCCATTTGGGGGGACATCGAAGTGGCTTGGCGAGTCCGTGAGCGAGCTGGCCGCACCCCCGCTGAGTGGCTAGTGCTGACCGGAACCAACGGTAAAACCACCACGGTAGAAATGACCGCCTCCATCCTTCGCGCCGCCGGCAAACGAGCCATCGCCGTGGGCAACGTAGGCACTCCCATCCTCGACGCAATCCGTGATCCGCAAGGGTACGACGTCTTCGCGATCGAGCTCTCCAGCTTCCAGCTGCACTACACGCACACCATGTCACCGCTAGCTTCCGCCGTCCTGAATTTGGCTGAAGACCACGTGGACTGGCACGGAAGCATCGAAGAGTACTTCGCCGCGAAAGCGAAGATCTACGAACGCACCCGTGCCGCCGTGATCTACAACGTGGAGCAGCGCGAAACCGAGAAAATGGTGGAAGAAGCCGACGTGGTGGATGGTTGCCGAGCAATCGGTTTCACCACCGGCATTCCCGGACTGAGCATGCTCGGTGTGGTCGAAGGCCTCCTTGTAGACCGTGCTTTCATTGAAGAACGACGCTCGTCCGCCGCCGAACTGGCCTCACTGAGTGATCTCGGTGAAATCGTGCCACAGCACACCGCCGCCAACGCTCTCGCGGCAGCCGCACTCTGCCGCGCCTACGGAGTTTCCGCCGCAGCTGTGAAGCAGGGCCTGAGCGATTTTGAGCCCGGCGATCACCGCATCCAAGTCATCGCCTCCAAAGACGGCGTGACCTGGATCAACGATTCCAAAGCCACGAACCCCCACGCCGCCAGCGCCTCGCTATCCGCCTTCAAGTCCATCGTGTGGGTTGCCGGTGGCCTGCCCAAGGGTGTGGAGTACGACGAGCTAGTGCTGAAGCACCGCGAGCGATTGCGGGCCGTCGTCCTCATCGGAGCGGATTCCTCAAAGCTTGCTGAGTCATTGGCAAGACACGCGCCAGACGTCCCGGTGATAGGTCCCGGAGTGCAGGAAACTGGAAGTGAAGCGACTGAGCAAGGCTCGGTAGAGCAACGTTCGTCGAGTGGCGAAGACGTCATGAGACAAGCCGTTGCCGCAGCCGCGAGTGTGGCTCAAGACGGGGACACCGTGTTGATGGCGCCAGCGGCCGCGTCCATGGATCAATTCCAGTCCTATGCGCATCGCGGCAACGCTTTTGTTCAAGCAGTGCAGGATCTTCTGAGATAG